The window tgctgtgagtctctgcggtgtcatgcacaatgagccatgtgataagatgcgtggattgacagtctcagaagcggaggcaattgagacttgtcctccactacccgtattgaggtgagtaaccgcgccaccacgaggacctactaaagtagtgggaattgggcattccaacattgggagaaactgctgaaaaatcacaaacttatttttgatttgacattatatagcTCTGGGGgaaaataaggtggctctgaataactgcttttgttttgttcccaatcatgtcaactgtaacagaAAAATGTTTTTGATAGGACAAAGCAGTCAaatgttatagcattacaaatgttttttatcctagtgtccaaatcctctccaaacaaataaaacataatagttgtacataagaactaattacacatgcaaaaacaacaatgattaaaggttttcatagcatgcagacatgattttaataatgagatttcacagagtgagttccattctgtgccatttaAGTCATTATTGAGTCTCCTgatggccatatgtaacagtcaccaatcacatgtctttctgcccaaatatggatgattgTTGCACCGATCTGAATCCGATTGTTTTAGTGTTCCATAACACtgacgtcatctgatccaggaaagcaaacgtgttttcagccagattgcaagatgccagatagccagatgcacattgtgcttcatgtggaaaatctaatgatctatgcatcccattaccttgtgtgtgggctcgtttgaaagaaaatcacctcttctaagtaatggtatgtgtgatattatgttctgtttatttttagtgAAGTTAAGCGAAAACGCGTCATATACGCAACACTTGTTCACATAATACATAAATGTTAAAGATGTGTACTTCGCTATTACTCGCCATATAGCAAAACAAATATGCTATGAATATCCTACTCTGAGATTTTTTTCAATTACATGACTCGtgaccattttattttaaataaattatcaaaatgtaacttctgatttgtctgaatttcaaagcacttgttcagttttggtcacaattactacatgcattgtaaagtacagtttctaagctttcaaacgatacctattttgtcgTGGCCAAGACTGtagttgtaaatatttttttcacgtGCCCattcgagcttaaagggttaaagaaacGTGTAATAACAgttctcgtaaaaaaaaaaagaaaagtgggtTCCTCCCATTTGAAAACTTCACATTTTTCCTTTCTCAACAGATGAAAAGGAGAGATTTGACCCTACTCAGTTTCAAGAAAGTATTGTTCAAGGCTTGAACCAAACTGGCACTGATTTGGAAGCGGTTGCAAAGTTCCTTGATGCCTCTGGTGCCAAACTCGACTACCGCCGGTATGCTGAGACTCTCTTTGACATCCTGGTGGCTGGAGGAATGCTGGGTAAGCCAGtcttgaaaaacctggaaatgtcagggaatttaaattttttttttttttttttttttttttttttttaaaccaatacTGATTATCTAACATATttcattgaatgttttttttattattattccagcACCAGGTGGTACTCTATCTGATGACATGACTCGTACTGAGTTCTGCCTCTTCACGGCAAGTGAAGACCTGGAGACCATGCAGGCTTATGCTCAGGTATTCGCCATTACCTGATCGTCCTATATCTGAAAATAGTCTTGCGTTTCTGAGCTTGTTCTAAATTTGATATCGGTGTGCTTTTTCAGGTGTCTAAATATATTAGTGACCGTGTTTATTGATGTCTTCGTACACGTTTTTCCTTGTTGAACCTGTAGGTTTTTAACAAGCTGATCAGGCGTTACAAGTACCTGGAGAAAGGGTTTGAAGAAGAGATTAAGAAGGTAAAGAAACAATGGCTGACTAACGAATCTGCAATAGTCCATAATTCATTGTGCAGCTGGAAAGTCCCAAGGATTTTTTTGTTATCCAAGAActcatctttttctttcttttcagctGCTGCTGTTTTTAAAAGGGTTCACTGAGTCCGAGAGGAATAAGTTGGCCATGCTTACTGGGATCCTGCTGGCCAATGGCAATATATCAGCTTCCATCCTGAGCAGCCTCTTTAATGAGAACTTGGTAAAGGAAGGTAATGCGAAGTTTGTTTATTAGTGTAGAGAAGTTGCAGTACTTTCCAAGTAAGTTTACAAAAACTTAACTTTGGTTTCATTGCAGGTGTGTCCGCCGCCTTCGCTGTGAAACTGTTCAAATCTTGGATCAATGAAAAAGACATCAACTCAGTAGCTGCTAGCCTGCGTAAAGTTGGCATGGACAACAGGTTGATGGTAAATATCATACCTTAGGGTGATTCTACAGAAACTGTCCTTGTTCTATTTTactcaaatcaaaagaaacaaatatgaaataattttacatgaagcctatttttagggcagttaagattttttacattgtgacattattttcaagacagttaCACACTTTTCAGCCCATTTCTCAATGCTGTaattatgattctcattactgtaatatgaaaacatgtttaattttcaaggatttatacatcatagtagaaCTCCCTTTGTACTGCttacaaaaaaccaaaaaaaaaaaccatccagAAATTGGATCCTGGTAACATTTCCTCCTCTCGTTTTTCCTAAGTTGTTGTTCAAATGTGTTTTCATTCTATTGCAAAACGACCTTGAGTTGAGCTGTGAGAAAGGCGCTCAGTAAATCGTAATTTATCAGGGTCCGGAATTAACACTCGCCAGGTGTCCCCAAGGGAGCTCTGTTGTCCTGCAGTCAGTAAGGTCGCAGGTGTTTAGACAGAACGGCCCTAAGCTAGTTTCCCCGCTGCTCATCGATAACCTCAGTTAGCTGTTTATCTAGAAGCAAGATGAAGGTAATGTTCAGGACCATTTATGCCATTGTGAAAAAGTAAAGACCACTCGTGGATTTAGAGTGGATGTGCAAGTAAGTTTTAATTACCCACCACCAGACACATTCTCTAGTAATGATAGCATTATATTACTGGAACCGAGTGATTTTCATGACGTTGGGTTCTTGAACCTGCATCCTTATGGTGATGCAGGCAGAAGATCGGActaaaaaaacagtttttcaaTTTTTCAATGCTGCAACACTTCTACTGAATCTACAATGTGAGACCTAAAGCGTGACTTATAGTCCAAtttccaaacaaattactctctTGAGCcatttcttttgaatctgcagctcTTGTTAGTGAAGTAACAATACTTTTAAATCAGTCAAAGCTTACTGAAATAACCCAAGCATTTTAATATGTATTGAAATCATTTAGTTTTGTTATAATAAGTGAGTAATATGAAGAAAAAATCGAAATGGACTTTCAGACACTTAAGTAAGGATGTTTTAATGTCTGTCAAATCCacttttaaaatgcaataaaaaaatgtcatgcaaCAAATCTTACTGGCTGGTAATTTTCTCAATTTCAGGCTAAAAAGCAAATTGATTGTTTCAGTaaagagaatcatcattgaaaacaaatgGGGAATAGTAAATGTAtgtgttgcagtaatgagaattagagggtaaaatgtgcttgaaaataatgcaaaaagaaTATCGTAAtggtttaatttcatttatttgtgtttttttattattttttatttttgttattatgaaTTGGAggtaaatatgaccaggacattttcttgaaccAGTTTTGTGCCACTCATTCCTTTAGCGGCAGTCCCTAGgtaaaaattattttggacaCTGCAAcagacaggatatgatgtcacacttAAGGGCTCCtggttttaataatacatttaaaaattcttattcaaaatgttgaaatatACAGTTTAGTCTTTAGCAACAAAAGCTTGTAGtttgaaatgtgttctttgtATTAAGCCAAAAGGCCATTGTGTGAGGTTTCGATCTTCTCTTGGGCACACACGTCTTATCGTTGTACTAATTTGCAGGTTacagttcaccaaacttgaacacttatacatagcagaacacacatttttttttacttgagatTCCACGTGAATGAAACCTAATGAAGTGCGAGGTGTAGCATGACCGCAGCTTTAGCCTCCACTTATTTCGCATGTTTTTATAGCATTGTTGCTCcagcgtgtttttttttttcttaagcttTCCGTTGCATTTATTTGTTCTCCATTTTCTTGACTTAACTACATGAGATGTGCTCCAATTTTTAACCTGACTCTGCCTCTCAAAACAGGAGCTGTTTCCTGCCAACAAGCGTAGCTGCGAACACTTCTCGAAATATTTCACCGACGCTGGGCTGAAGGAGCTCTCGGACTTTGCTCGTAATCAGCAGTCCATTGGAGCCCGCAAAGAGCTTCAGAAAGAACTGCAGGAGCAGATGTCCCGTGGCGAGACCCTCAAAGACGTGAGTAAACACCAGTGTATGCCAGGCTGGCCTTTTTCACTTTAGTTAGTTTTTCAAATATCAGTATGTTAGTTACGAGTTACACAATATATATTGAATGGAATTAAGCAAGACACTTTCAGTTTTCTAATTTATACTAGAATGAGATTGGCAGATGTTATGGTACATTTTaggtagggatgctccgatcaggatttttacagctgaTACCGATCTTCTTGACACCTGattggccgatactgatcccaataccgatcatttcaccttttatcaggatctctgtcgTAACTGGCTATATGCAAGCTTTCTGCTCACTGTCACTATTAGTCgcattttcctcttcccagtaatatcactttgcctagtttttgctgacaaaaacagATTAAAGGcttatttaagcttttttttttattatttaaagactTTAAAtcaagtataggctaacaaaatattctctacaTTAACATCGGTGCTtccgtccagggctctgatgcagtttgaaatggccTCTTCAGgtattcttctgttgtaaataagcaccgCTTCCGAATTCAATTATAAGGACCTGTCAGAGCTCTATAttctaaaaaacttaatttgtgttctgctgaagaaagacagtcatacacatctgggatggcatcagggtaagtaaataatgtgagaattaaaatttttgggtgaactatctctttaactgctgaatcaagttttttcttacaacactatgccagtattccctACGCTTTGTGATATCATGACAGTGCTTGTCTTAAAGGAGCCGTGCTGCTTTTGCGACATGAGCGATCTGTTTATGCGATCGGCCAAATAACCGATCACTGATCGAGTCATAGTATGTGAAGGATCGATCGGAGCGTCCCTAATTTTAGGTTTGGCAATTTAGTGTGGCAGTGTTGTATGCTTACGTTTTCTCTTGCCGTTTTTCAGATCATTGCCTACGTTCGCGAGGAGATGAAGAAAACGAGCATCTCGGAGCAGACCATGATCGGCATCGTGTGGACTAGCCTCATGAGCTGTGTCGAGTGGAATAAAAAGGAGGAGCTCGTCACTGAGCAAGCCATCAAACACTTGAAGGTATGAACACTACTcgtataaaaatattaaaagcatAGTTCTAAATTTGTTTTGCTACGCTGGCTAGTGTGGCATAGTTAGAActtttggcttttttttaaatattagactgATGATTTTGGAAAAATAACCACAAAAGAGCATAACTAGGTTTATGTGCTCACTTTCAGCCAAAATTCCAGATAGAACCTTAAACTTCTATgtatctctttaaaatgtaaaatctagTTGCCATTGCCGACAGTCGGAAACACTGTGCGTTCATATCAAAATCCCTGTTTTTGTGTGATAATCTTGTGAATTACTGATTGAGATGTGCTCAGTGCACGTGACAACAAACAGTGCTAGCCATAATGTCAGATTCAAGTAAATATACGTATATTCACAACTGAACTTTCTTGAAATGGTGTTCTAAAACATTCCAATAAGTTACAAAAACATTATTGATTGATTGAGCATAGCTGATTTTGACTGGCGTGTGGCTGTTTTAATAATAGCGGATTACTGGAATACCGGACATTCGACATGTAATTGTTAATGAATGACTGCTCATTATGTTAAAGGAAAATGCTAACTttgtagtgtttatattgtaaatgATTGTAAGGGTGCTGATTTTGTTTCCCTTATCTGTtgctgggagcgcagacatttcattTAAGATTAACACTATATAAACGCAcaccatatatatattttaaaactaatCGTCCAATTAATGTTATCAGCTTTCTTCGGATTTCTATCTTCTGAATGACTTAATTCAGTTTTGAAATTTCACTTTCgttttgtgttttggtttcattttagttttaacaGTGCATAAATAGTTGTATTTCGAATTGCTCGCAAGGTAATCGTTAAAACGGTTACTTCAACGAAAACAAGcagtgaaaacacatctgttccacgagcacttaaccagtccacactaattgcactaaCTATtgaacttgcacttactgtacaaaaaACCCccaactttctctctctcttctgcactagcgcctatactactccagccaccttgaaaACCTGGTGGTACTacactgcagatgttgttgaactttgtatgaaaattgcttgctatgttcctcatttgtaagtcgctttggatgaaagcgtCTACTAAATGTATATGTAGAACAAGTAGTCGCTTCTTTGCCAAAGTTAACGAAGTTCATGGAATGAAATGAATTCAGAAGTTTTGTTTGAGCTCAACTAAATGAGGCTCTAATTTCTTCCGAGACGGCAGCGCCATTATTTGGTGTCAGCGCTTTGTCGCATGCTGGTTTATTTCGGTGTCGTCCAGAGCCCCTCCCGCCAGATGTATGTGCCTCTAAACCTCACGTATGCAGTTAAACTTCTTGAAGAATGCAAAGATACAAGGCGTGAGAGATTATTTAAATCAGATCATCCAACAGTTATTGAAAATATGAACTAAAGTCACTTTCTCCATGATTCCATTTAGTTTTCGTTTGTTTGTAGTGCACGTTAGGGTTGAgcatttgagtaatttttttttattgggccTTAACCCACAAAAGAAAttagtaatcgattactcgtaaGTTAATTAAGACAGTTAAAACGAAGTATGACACGTACGTGAAATTTATATCAAGGTGATAGTTCTCCCAAGCCAAAATCGATTTGCGATTATTCGAATAgcgtttttaatagtcgactagctaGTGCAGAACGATTAGacgattactcatgcacatccctaatgcACGGTTGTAGTTTCAGttaaggttttgtttttttgagaataTTTTTTTCAGCGCTAGCTATGTAACCGTTTTAACGATGATAACCTTGCGACAGTCCTGTAATTTGGCATCTTAAAGCAGCCATTTGGCtccaaaatgtttcattttaggaGCTAATAGCTTCGTAGTCATATTTTAGGCTGGAGCCCTGTAAAAGATAGATGGTGGAGGTTGATAAATGCCTGCAACCTTGTTTTTAACCAAAAATGTATGTAACTACTGGCTGTAATAGTTTCTGGTAACACTCTTTGCAGCAATACAGCCCACTGCTGAAGGCCTTCACCTCCCAGGGCCTGTCTGAGCTCACCCTCCTGCTTAAGATCCAGGAGTACTGCTACGACAATATCCATTTCATGAAGGCCTTCCAGAAGATCGTGGTGCTTCTTTACAAAGGTGTGTCCTCCGTACTTGACCTTTTCAAGACTATGCACTTAAGCTCCAGATCTAGTACATTGGTAGTTTTATACAAAAATGTTGCCTAGCCACTACAACATTGTTGTCTAGGTTTTAGGTTGAATGGTTTGTTTTTGTGGCTAATggttattttcatattttgttttgaCTAACTGTAGCTGATGTTTTAAGCGAGGAGGTTATTTTGAAGTGGTACACAGAAGCCCACATGGCCAAAGGAAAGAGCGTCTTCCTCGAGCAGATGAAGAAGTTTGTAGAATGGCTGAAGAACGCCGAGGAGGGTAAGGAACTCGTTTTGTATTTACCCTGCAATTGTTTCTAATTGGATTCCACATTATGTTTTCCCATGACTTTGCTAATTTATACCACTGTCTATTGCAGAGTCCGAATCGGAGGAAGAGGAGGGAGACTAAATAACCATGTCAGCAGAATGTTTTGTTACAAAAGTGCTTgtcttatttttttccccctttttaaaaaaaaaaattttgactttttttttttattttttttttattttattctacctCCTGTTTTTTCAAACCATAACATTTAGATGTCATTTAAGGGCTTTATATAACAAATGgttcattttaacatatttttctAATATTAAGGTTTACACTTAAAATAGCACAAGTTGTGGTCAATCTTTACTCACTCAAGGAACTTTTAAGTGTTGACacagttaaattattattattattattattgttatagtgATTCCTTTAAGAATTGACATTCCATTGAATTTAAATCAGGCTGCCTTGTTTGCTTTAAAGACGCCCTTTTCTATATTGTACTGATGCCTTCATGCCCCATTATGACCATTGTCCAGAAAGGGAAAGAGACATGTCTCATCGTGATGTTATTGCCAAAGGTTTAATCCTGCTTTCACTATATCCATCAGCGTTCTGTTCCCAGCCTATGAAACTGTAAAGCGCTGACAACGAATTGCTTATCATCCTGTTAAGACCCTTAAATGACTCCAGACCTCTCCTTCATGATGTATCTCCATCTTACATCACCAGTTTCTTTAATCTGAATAACTAATTgactttttttaagaaataaaagtTATAAGTATATACTTTGTGTAGTTCATGCATTATGAATGTTTAAATATGGTTTCTTTGGAAGAAGTCAACCATTTTTAAGCTACATTTTCCACCAGGGGGCACTGCAAACCACGTCTCAGGATAAACCATGCtgaatgaacatgttttcaaaaataattttaatgatttgaaaaaaaaaaaaaaaaaagtcatgaagAGTACGGAAGATTTCttgtacaaaaataattaaatagcaGCTTGTTTGATGATTGCCATGTGCAAAggatcaaaaaagaaaaagaaaaaaagcaattttcaAGTATCAGAATATGATGGGTCTATGTTTAAAAAGTTTTGAAAGTAGGCCATATTactgttgaaattaattttgacccAGGGGTTAACAAAGGCGGTGTTCAAATATTTACAAAAGACTGGCAATAATCTTGTAATATAGTAATTCAAGTACAATTAATGCATGATATTTGCACTAGAATTTTTTTGGTTGTGCACATTTGCTTatgaaaggagaaaaaaaaaaaattagtttttcacaaattgatgataaaaaaaaatcatggcatTAGCAGTTCGACAAAAAGACTTGTGCAACAAACGCAGGTAAACATTTTGGATAGTAATTGCTACGTTCTTCTAAATTTGCTTTACCTAAGTACAGAGCCATAGCAAGGtcatctgggccccctgactgtatattgctctgggtcCCTttcctatataaaaaaaatacagtttagaatttgttgtggggccccttggatctttgggcccctagaatcgttaccacctttcaccccactagcttcGGCCCTGCCTAAGTATTTCTAACTCTGCACATGGAAGAGTTTAACATTGCAATTGCATCATCACTCAAGTTAtaatcacagaaaatgttaggaTCAAATTTGTGATTCCTATTCTGTTTatgtaaacaacaaaaaatgaacTGTGCCTTGTGCACACTACAAGAATGAAGGAATTTTACTTTCTTGCTTTAATCTTGCTGCCTAAATCCCCAGATCATGAAATTAAAAAGTTACTGAAACACCTAGTCTGTGAAAAATTGGCATTAAGTGCACACTTTAACGTCAACAGCGCAACAAAAAATAGAAACTTTGAGTCTTTAAATGTGCGCAATGCGACCAGCCTGTCTTGTAGTGTGCACAAGAGCCTGTCCCAAATGGTGCACTTGAGCTGGACTTGTCATTTGGCCTTTGCTCACACGTGTCCATAAAGTCCAGAAGACTGCAGAGGGTCAGGAGAGTGCTCACGAGAACCCACTTTGGGGCAACAATGTGCCCCCTTTTGCTGAAACCTCACAGGTGTAAACACTATCTAAGAATCTGTGAAATGACATCAACAAAGTGTGCACTCAGAGAAGAACTGCAAGGGCTGAAGGTGGCATTTGGGAAAGGGCCATTCAACATAGGTGTCAGGGTCATGACCCAGTGTGACAGCTTGTCTGCTGACTAACACCAGGCTCCAAGACACTCTTAAAAGTTATATTCTCATTACGAAATAGTTCCACCTTCAGCAAGAAGTCATGCGCCATTTGAACTCTCATAAATCTTTAGCATGCTTTGCCCAACCCAAATTATCATGCAGAGGTTAGAATCTTGTTTACAGTCTCTTGAGAGCCATGTTGGGATCGTGGTCCCATCATAGATGTAGAGACAAGAGGGAGGGGATGGGATTTTGCCCACTGTTGTACTGACAGCGACCACTGCAAACCGCAGGGTTTCAATTACCATCATGTGACgtgcgagagacagacacaagaCTGTTTTTTAAGGCGAGGGATGGTGTAGCTCACTATATCTGATACTGAAATAGCCTCCCACCAGGTGCAACTTTACACATATTCTCAGGTTACATTAACCAAAACTCAGTTGATAAGGTGGACACACATGCATATGCAACACAGATAGTAAATGCAAAAAAGTGCAGTATTCGTAGATTCTTCTCGTCACTCTTTCCATCTGTCCTCTGTCCTTTTAGGACAAAAAAGAACATACAGTAAAATATCTTGTCTCTGTGCAAGGTGATGATGTCTCTTTACACGTAAACATTTAGAAGTTGGGAGCTCATATGTAGCACCGATCAGTTGGATAACCCTTGCTGTCATGCGGTCGTATGCTTTCCCCCATCTCTTAGCTGCAGAAGAAGATACAGTCATTAGAAAGGCAATGCACACTATACAGTGTCAcatatttgttgacattactGCATAGTCATGCATTATTGGTTTTGCAGATGACAAACAGTTAAAGGCGAAAGTATACTTCTGTTTTCTGTGTACCGCTACGTCACGCACAGTGCATGTGAAGCAAATTTTGTCACCAGCACAGTATGTACAGTCCATGTGCAACCCAGTTTTTCGAGACATCGTTTGCACATGCACCTGCACCTGCCGTTGACTGTAATAAACAGTATCACCAAGCATTCGTAGTGCGCATGCATAAAACATGTCCGTACGGGCTTGCGGTCAAAAGAGAATACTCTGAAAGGCAAGAGCACTCAACCTGGCGGAAAATGTAATGGCACGCAGAAAAACCCTAGCGTTAAGGCAACAATTGAGAACTGGCAAATCAATGTGAAATCAAATGATTTTTGGCTCAAAATCTGGGTAATCATCACCATGTCTGGAAATT of the Myxocyprinus asiaticus isolate MX2 ecotype Aquarium Trade chromosome 49, UBuf_Myxa_2, whole genome shotgun sequence genome contains:
- the LOC127438001 gene encoding eIF5-mimic protein 2-A isoform X2, coding for MHPITLCVGSFERKSPLLSNDEKERFDPTQFQESIVQGLNQTGTDLEAVAKFLDASGAKLDYRRYAETLFDILVAGGMLAPGGTLSDDMTRTEFCLFTASEDLETMQAYAQVFNKLIRRYKYLEKGFEEEIKKLLLFLKGFTESERNKLAMLTGILLANGNISASILSSLFNENLVKEGVSAAFAVKLFKSWINEKDINSVAASLRKVGMDNRLMELFPANKRSCEHFSKYFTDAGLKELSDFARNQQSIGARKELQKELQEQMSRGETLKDIIAYVREEMKKTSISEQTMIGIVWTSLMSCVEWNKKEELVTEQAIKHLKQYSPLLKAFTSQGLSELTLLLKIQEYCYDNIHFMKAFQKIVVLLYKADVLSEEVILKWYTEAHMAKGKSVFLEQMKKFVEWLKNAEEESESEEEEGD
- the LOC127438001 gene encoding eIF5-mimic protein 2-A isoform X1; translation: MNNQKQQKPTLTGQRFKTRKRDEKERFDPTQFQESIVQGLNQTGTDLEAVAKFLDASGAKLDYRRYAETLFDILVAGGMLAPGGTLSDDMTRTEFCLFTASEDLETMQAYAQVFNKLIRRYKYLEKGFEEEIKKLLLFLKGFTESERNKLAMLTGILLANGNISASILSSLFNENLVKEGVSAAFAVKLFKSWINEKDINSVAASLRKVGMDNRLMELFPANKRSCEHFSKYFTDAGLKELSDFARNQQSIGARKELQKELQEQMSRGETLKDIIAYVREEMKKTSISEQTMIGIVWTSLMSCVEWNKKEELVTEQAIKHLKQYSPLLKAFTSQGLSELTLLLKIQEYCYDNIHFMKAFQKIVVLLYKADVLSEEVILKWYTEAHMAKGKSVFLEQMKKFVEWLKNAEEESESEEEEGD